The Meiothermus sp. region CGGCTTCGCCCACGAGGAGGTAGCGCTCTCGGCAGGGGTGCAGCGCATGGTGCGCAGCGACCTGGGCGCGAGCGGCGTGGCCTTTACCCTGGACACCGAGTCGGGCTTCCGCGATGTGGTCTTTATCACCGCCACCTACGGCCTGGGCGAGCTACTGGTGCAAGGGGCGGTGAACCCGGACGAGTTCTACGTCTACAAGCCGGGCTTGCTGGAGGGCCGCAACACCCTCCTGCAGCGCACCCTGGGCAGCAAGCTGCAGAAGATGGTCTACGCCGAGGAGGGCCAAGGGGTGCTGGCGGTGCCCACCTCCCCCGAGGAGCGAAGCCGCTTTGCCCTCTCCGACGCGGAGGTGCTGGAGCTGGCCCGCCAGGCCTTGCTCATCGAGCAGCACTACGGCCGCCCGATGGACATCGAGTGGGCCAAGGACGGCCTGGATGGCCAGATTTACATCCTGCAAGCCCGCCCCGAGACGGTGCAAAGCCGCGCCAACCGGGTCATTGAACGCTTCTCGATGAAGGAGCGGGGCGAGGTGCTGGTGACGGGCCGGGCGGTGGGGCAGCGCATCGGCGCAGGTAGGGTGCGGGTCATCCATCACCCCCGGGAGATGCACAAGGTGGAGCCCGGCGACGTGCTGGTAGCCGACATGACCGACCCCGACTGGGAGCCGGTGATGAAGCGGGCTTCGGCCATCGTGACCAACCGGGGCGGGCGCACCTGCCACGCGGCCATCGTGGCCCGGGAGCTGGGCATCCCGGCGGTGGTGGGGGCGGCCGGGGCCACCGAGGTGCTCCAGGACGGCCAAATGGTCACGGTCTCCTGCGCCGAGGGGGACGTGGGCCGGGTCTACGCGGGCACCCCCCGGTTTGAGGTGAAGCGGATTGAGCTCGACAAGATGCCCGAAATCCCTACCAAGGTCATGATGAACGTGGCCAGCCCCGAGCGGGCCTTCAGCTTCGCCAACCTGCCCAACGCCGGGGTGGGGCTGGCGAGGCTCGAGTTCATCATCAACAACACCATCGGCGTCCACCCCAAGGCCCTGCTGGAGTTTGACCGGCTGCCTGAAGACCTCAAGCAGGAAATCGCCCGCCGCACCGCCGGCTACGAGAGCCCGGTGGCCTTCTACCGCGAGAAGCTGGCCGAGGGCATCGGCATGATTGCCGCGGCCTTCGCCCCCCACCCGGTCATCGTGCGGCTTTCGGACTTCAAGTCCAACGAGTACGCCCACCTGCTGGGGGGAAGCCGCTACGAGCCCCAGGAGGAAAACCCGATGATCGGCTTCCGGGGGGCCTCGCGCTACCGCAGCCCGGAGTTCGCCGAGGCCTTTGCCCTGGAGTGCGCCGCCATCCGCGAGGTGCGGGAGGAGAAGGGCCTCAAAAACGTCTGGGTGATGGTGCCCTTCGTGCGCACGGTGGGCGAGGCCCAAGCGGTGATAGAGATTCTAAAGAAGAACGGCCTCGAGCGCGGCAAGGACGGTCTCAAGCTCATCATGATGTGCGAGGTGCCCTCCAACGCTATTCTGGCTGAGCAGTTCCTGGAGCTTTTCGACGGATTTTCCATCGGCTCCAACGACCTCACCCAGCTCACCTTGGCCCTCGACCGCGACTCGGGCCTGGTGGCCGACCTCTTCGACGAGCAGGACGAGGCGGTGAAGTTCCTGCTCTCTCGCGCCATCGGAGCGGCCAAGAAGATGGGCAAGTACATCGGCATCTGCGGCCAGGGCCCCTCCGACCACCCCGAGTTCGCGCTGTGGCTGGTGGAGCAGGGCATCGAGAGCATCTCGCTCAACCCCGACAGCGTGCTCGAGACCTGGCTCTACCTGGCCGAAAAGAGCCCGGCAGCGGCAGACTAGCCCGCCCTGGCCACGCTATGCCCCTCCGGCTGGGCCAACCGGTAGGGGCGCCCCTGGCGTTCCAGCTCGGCCAGGAAGGCCTCCGGCGCCCCGGTATCGGTGATGAGCAGGCCAATCTGGCCCAGGCTGGCGAAGCTGACCAAAGTGGCCCGGCCCAGCTTGCTGGAGTCCACCAGGGCAAAAGCGGTGTCGGCGGCCCGTAGCATGGCCTGTTTGGTCTCGGCCTCGTAGGGGTTGGGGGTGGTGTAGCCCTTCTGCAGCGAGACCCCGGTGGCGCACATGAAGGCCTTGTCGGCGTGGTAGACCTCGAGGGTTCGCACCGCCGCCGGGCCAATCAGGGCCATGCTGTGGTGGCGCACCTGGCCCCCGATGAGCAAAAGCTCGAAGCGGGTATCCACCAGCTCGCTGACGATAGGTATGGAGTTGGTGATGATGTACAGCGAGCGGAAGTGCCGCTTCATCAGCCGCACCAGGGTCAGGGTAGTGCTGCCCGCGTCCAGAATCAGGGTATCGCCCTCCTCGATGTGCTCCAACGCGGCCCTGGCAATGGCCTGCTTCTCGGCCTGCTGGAGGTGTATCTTCTCCCGGAAGGAAGGATTGAAGAGGCTCTTGTGGGTGTAGGTGGCCCCGCCGTGGGTGCGGTGCAGCAGGCCGCGGGCCTCGAGTTCGCTCAAATCCTTGCGGATGGTCACCTGGCTCACCCCAAAGGCGGCCGAAAGCTCCTCGACCAGCACCGACCCCTTCTGCTCCAGTAGCTCAATGATTTTGCTGCGCCGCTCCTCAGTTTTCATAGAATCCTTCTGGCCGGTGGCTTCTGTCTTATGATCTGGCAGAAAGCGCTTTTCCCACAAGCTATTCATTATCCTTCACTCTTCTGAGACATGCCAATAGGCAGCTCTAGCGGCTTCCCCGCCCAATCCTGGCGCATCCAGGCCCAGGCCGGGTCGTCCACCGGGGGGGCGGCGCGGGCCTCGCCTGTCGCCTCCCCGGCCATGTAGTTGAGGTAGTAGACATTGGAACCAGGGGGAGCGGCCACCGGGTGGTAGCCCCGGGGCACCAGGATTAGGTCGCCGTCCTGGGCCAGCAAAAGCTCGTCCAGGC contains the following coding sequences:
- the ppsA gene encoding phosphoenolpyruvate synthase, with amino-acid sequence MAYIRWFETLGMQDLEIVGGKNASIGEMIANLSEAGVRVPGGFATTAEAFRDFLKHNRLEERIHQALKNLNVDDVAELARVGAEIRGWVEQAELPKALEVAIVDAYIRLESASKGGLSVAVRSSATAEDLPEASFAGQQETFLNVKGVDSVLLHIKKVFASLYNDRAIAYRVHHGFAHEEVALSAGVQRMVRSDLGASGVAFTLDTESGFRDVVFITATYGLGELLVQGAVNPDEFYVYKPGLLEGRNTLLQRTLGSKLQKMVYAEEGQGVLAVPTSPEERSRFALSDAEVLELARQALLIEQHYGRPMDIEWAKDGLDGQIYILQARPETVQSRANRVIERFSMKERGEVLVTGRAVGQRIGAGRVRVIHHPREMHKVEPGDVLVADMTDPDWEPVMKRASAIVTNRGGRTCHAAIVARELGIPAVVGAAGATEVLQDGQMVTVSCAEGDVGRVYAGTPRFEVKRIELDKMPEIPTKVMMNVASPERAFSFANLPNAGVGLARLEFIINNTIGVHPKALLEFDRLPEDLKQEIARRTAGYESPVAFYREKLAEGIGMIAAAFAPHPVIVRLSDFKSNEYAHLLGGSRYEPQEENPMIGFRGASRYRSPEFAEAFALECAAIREVREEKGLKNVWVMVPFVRTVGEAQAVIEILKKNGLERGKDGLKLIMMCEVPSNAILAEQFLELFDGFSIGSNDLTQLTLALDRDSGLVADLFDEQDEAVKFLLSRAIGAAKKMGKYIGICGQGPSDHPEFALWLVEQGIESISLNPDSVLETWLYLAEKSPAAAD
- a CDS encoding DeoR/GlpR family DNA-binding transcription regulator encodes the protein MKTEERRSKIIELLEQKGSVLVEELSAAFGVSQVTIRKDLSELEARGLLHRTHGGATYTHKSLFNPSFREKIHLQQAEKQAIARAALEHIEEGDTLILDAGSTTLTLVRLMKRHFRSLYIITNSIPIVSELVDTRFELLLIGGQVRHHSMALIGPAAVRTLEVYHADKAFMCATGVSLQKGYTTPNPYEAETKQAMLRAADTAFALVDSSKLGRATLVSFASLGQIGLLITDTGAPEAFLAELERQGRPYRLAQPEGHSVARAG